DNA sequence from the Streptomyces tsukubensis genome:
CCCGGGCGACCTCCTCGATCACGATGACCGTGGCGAGGGCGTCGGCGCCCGCGCCGCCATAGCTCTCGGGGACGTGGACGGCGTGCAGATCGTTGGCGACCAGCGCGTCGAGGGCCTCCTGGGGGAAGCGGGACCGCTCGTCGACGTCGGCGGCGAACGGAGCGATCTTCGCCTCGGCGAGGGAGCGGACAGCGTCACGGAGCATGTCGTGCTCCTCGGACGGGCGGTACAGGTCGAAATCAGCCGATCCGGCCACGTTCTCTCACTCCCCAAGGACGTTCACTACCGTTAAGTAACTCATGGTAGGACTGCGGCCCCTTCCGGCATAGGTGACCTGCGCGACAGGCGGCAGGCACCGGGGCGGTACACGCGGTTATGCTCGGGCCGTCCCGCCGGGTTGGTAATTGGAGTACGCATGGCCCTCAAGATCACCGTGATCGGCACCGGCTACCTCGGCGCCACGCACGCCGCGGCCATGGCCGAGCTCGGTTTCGAGGTCCTCGGGCTCGATATCGTCCCCGAGAAGATCGCGATGCTTTCCGCGGGCCGGGTGCCGATGTACGAACCCGGGCTGGAGGAGCTGCTGGGCCGGCATGTCGCGGGGCTCGAAGGGTCCAGCGGGCGGCTGCGCTTCACCACCTCCTGGGAGGAGGTGGGTGCCTTCGGCGATATCCACTTCGTCTGTGTGAACACTCCGCAGAAGCACGGCGAGTACGCCTGCGACATGAGCTTCGTGGACGCCGCGTTCTCCTCCCTCGCCCCTCATCTGACCGGCCCGGCGCTGGTCGTCGGCAAGTCGACCGTGCCGGTCGGCAGCGCCGCCCGGCTCGCGGGACTGCTGCGGGAGCTGGCGCCCGGCGAGGTGGAGCTGGCCTGGAATCCGGAGTTCCTGCGGGAGGGCTTCGCCGTCGCGGACACCCTCCACCCCGACCGGATCGTGGTGGGCGTCGAGAGCGAGCGGGCCGAGAGGCTGCTGCGGGAGGTGTACGCAGGACCGGTCGCGGAGGGTTCGCCCTTCGTCGTCACCGACTTCCCGACCGCCGAGCTGGTGAAGACCGCCGCGAACTCCTTCCTGTCGACCAAGATCTCCTTCATCAACGCGATGGCCGAGATCTGCGAGGCCGCGGGCGGCGACGTCGTGAAGCTCGCGGAGGCGATCGGGCACGACGACCGGATCGGGAAGAAGTTCCTGCGCGCCGGGATCGGCTTCGGCGGCGGCTGTCTGCCCAAGGACATCCGCGCCTTCATGGCCCGCGCGGGCGAACTCGGCGCCGACCAGGCCCTCACCTTCCTGCGCGAGGTCGACTCCATCAACATGCGCCGCCGCACCCATATGGTCGAGCTGGCCCGGGAGGCGGTCGGCGGCTCCTTCCTCGGCAAGCGGGTCGCGGTCCTCGGCGCCGCCTTCAAGCCGGACTCGGACGACGTCCGGGACTCCCCCGCGCTCAATGTCGCGGGCCAGATCCACCTCCAGGGCGGCCAGGTCACGGTCTACGACCCCAAGGGGATGGCGAACGCGCGGGTGCTGTTCCCGACGCTCGGGTACGCGGACTCCGCCGAGGCCGCGGCCCGCGGCGCCGACGTGGTCCTCCACCTCACGGAGTGGGCCGAGTTCCGCGAGCTGGACCCGGCGGAGCTGGGCGAGGTCGTGGCCGACCGGATCATCCTCGACGGCCG
Encoded proteins:
- a CDS encoding UDP-glucose dehydrogenase family protein, which codes for MALKITVIGTGYLGATHAAAMAELGFEVLGLDIVPEKIAMLSAGRVPMYEPGLEELLGRHVAGLEGSSGRLRFTTSWEEVGAFGDIHFVCVNTPQKHGEYACDMSFVDAAFSSLAPHLTGPALVVGKSTVPVGSAARLAGLLRELAPGEVELAWNPEFLREGFAVADTLHPDRIVVGVESERAERLLREVYAGPVAEGSPFVVTDFPTAELVKTAANSFLSTKISFINAMAEICEAAGGDVVKLAEAIGHDDRIGKKFLRAGIGFGGGCLPKDIRAFMARAGELGADQALTFLREVDSINMRRRTHMVELAREAVGGSFLGKRVAVLGAAFKPDSDDVRDSPALNVAGQIHLQGGQVTVYDPKGMANARVLFPTLGYADSAEAAARGADVVLHLTEWAEFRELDPAELGEVVADRIILDGRNALDGAAWRKAGWTYRAMGRPTA